In the Populus trichocarpa isolate Nisqually-1 chromosome 1, P.trichocarpa_v4.1, whole genome shotgun sequence genome, one interval contains:
- the LOC7487810 gene encoding probable protein phosphatase 2C 25 produces MSCSVAVSNSPVFSPSANLFCSKTSVSIPSSPADTIALTLTHLKSTTQSPSSSSTTNSCSSPSSLSPCSPFRFRLQKPPSGLSSSSLASASASGSAATVLKRKRPMRLDIPVVMGFGGGPATSRAGEEAEVEREGYGYSVYCKRGRREAMEDRFSAVVDLEGDPKQAFFGIFDGHGGAKAAEFAAGNLDKNILDEVVSRDEKEIEDAVKHGYLNTDAQFLKEDLRGGSCCVTALIRKGNLVVSNAGDCRAVMSRGGVAEALTTDHRPSREDEKDRIESMGGYVDLIHGTWRIQGCLAVSRGIGDRDLKQWVIAEPDTKIVTIKPEDEFLILASDGLWDKVGNQEAVDLARSLCIGVEKADPLSACKKLADLSVSRGSCDDISVMLIHLGRYV; encoded by the exons atgTCGTGCTCCGTTGCGGTGTCGAATTCTCCTGTATTTTCCCCATCAGCAAATCTCTTCTGCAGCAAAACATCGGTATCTATCCCTTCATCACCAGCAGACACAATAGCACTAACACTGACCCATTTAAAATCAACAACACAatctccatcttcttcttccactACTAATTCTTGTTCGTCTCCTTCATCCTTGTCCCCTTGCTCTCCGTTTCGGTTTCGCCTTCAAAAACCACCATCTGGGCTCAGTTCTTCTTCCTTGGCTTCGGCTTCGGCTTCGGGGTCAGCCGCGACGGTTTTGAAGAGGAAAAGACCGATGAGGCTGGATATACCGGTTGTTATGGGGTTCGGAGGAGGGCCAGCGACGTCCAGGGCAGGGGAGGAAGCGGAGGTGGAGAGAGAAGGGTATGGCTATTCGGTTTATTGTAAGAGAGGGAGGAGAGAGGCTATGGAGGATCGGTTTTCTGCTGTCGTTGACCTTGAAGGAGATCCCAAGCAG GCTTTCTTTGGTATTTTTGATGGACATGGAGGTGCTAAAGCAGCTGAATTTGCAGCTGGGAACTTagataagaatattttagatGAAGTTGTTAGCAGGGATGAGAAAGAAATTGAGGATGCAGTTAAGCATGGTTATTTAAATACTGATGCCCAGTTTTTAAAAGAAGATTTAAGAGGTGGCTCCTGCTGTGTGACAGCTTTAATTAGGAAGGGGAACCTTGTTGTATCCAATGCTGGTGATTGTCGTGCTGTTATGAGTAGAGGAGGTGTTGCTGAGGCCCTTACAACCGATCACCGGCCTTCTAGGGAAGACGAGAAGGACAGAATCGAGTCAATG GGTGGCTACGTTGATTTGATACATGGAACTTGGAGAATTCAGGGCTGCTTGGCAGTGTCTAGGGGAATTGGAGATAGGGACCTTAAACAGTGGGTAATAGCTGAGCCTGACACAAAAATTGTTACAATTAAGCCCGAAGATGAGTTCTTGATTTTAGCTTCTGATGGCTTATGGGATAAG GTTGGTAATCAAGAAGCTGTAGACCTTGCTCGCAGTTTGTGCATAGGAGTCGAGAAGGCAGACCCGTTGTCTGCCTGTAAAAAGCTTGCTGATCTCTCCGTTTCACGAGGCTCCTGTGATGATATTAGTGTGATGCTGATCCACCTGGGACgctatgtttga
- the LOC127905915 gene encoding uncharacterized protein LOC127905915: protein MHIEKNMFENIFNTVMDVKGKTKDNIKARLDIALYCNRKNMELVYDESRVAKPRASFVLEKNAQLLVYKWLKSLRFPDGHASNISRLVNIEDCRLYGMKSHDCHVFMQTLIPLAFRDLLPKGIWDALTEISHFFRDICSSKLNVDHIERLQTNIVETLCKLEMIFHPSFFDSMEHLPIHLPFEAKAGGPVQYRWMYPFERYLFNLKKKVKNKAHVEASICEAYIVEEISTFISYYFEPHLRTRINRVPRHDDGGEVPSRGNLGLIRLRTPKQSNLNQLREAKNPTFPLDERPWSHHELVVWIELEALGLNWT, encoded by the exons atgcacatcgaaaagaacatgtttgagaacattttcaacaccgtcatggatgtgaaggggaagacaaaggacaacatcaaggctagattggatatagctttatactgtaaccgtaaaaatatggagttggtttatgatgagtcacgggtcgcaaaaccaagagcaagcttcgtgttagagaaaaacgcacaactgctagtctacaaatggcttaagagtctgcgttttccggatggacatgcatcgaacatatcaaggctggttaatatagaggactgcagattgtatggaatgaagagtcatgactgccacgtgtttatgcaaacactcatcccattagcttttcgtgatttgttgccaaagggaatatgggatgcactcacggagatcagtcatttcttcagagatatatgctccagcaagttgaatgttgatcacattgagaggcttcaaacgaatatcgttgagacactatgcaaacttgagatgatattccatccatcattttttgactcaatggagcatctccctatacatctaccgttcgaggcaaaagctggaggaccggtccaatatagatggatgtacccattcgaacg gtacttgtttaatctcaagaaaaaggttaagaacaaggcgcatgttgaggcttcgatatgtgaggcctatattgttgaggagatctcaacatttatctcgtactatttcgaacctcatctgagaacgagaatcaatcgcgttccacggcatgatgatggcggtgaagtgccttccagagGGAAcct TGGATTGATACGATTAAGAACACCAAAACAAAGTAACTTGAACCAGCTCCGAGAAGCCAAGAACCCGACTTTCCCCTTGGACGAAAGGCCATGGTCTCATCATGAACTTGTGGTGTGGATAGAGCTCGAGGCGCTTGGTCTTAATTGGACATGA